A portion of the Bacillus thuringiensis genome contains these proteins:
- a CDS encoding peptidoglycan D,D-transpeptidase FtsI family protein — MLHTKRWRFFAVLSIVGLILLLLLKIKFISITIATFSAERGKIFDQNGIILATNKKVKSLYCTSNDESLSNHDASNTLAFFNQFSSEFQHDISTEDIKSQLQQSCKKQTMNDIPLYSDITENELAFINKNKPNNVIIKDKVIRYYPKRGIGSQVIGYVENALNVPVGKSGIELQYENDLKGTPGKTLIFKVNNKKFLWNMQKVQKGKDIRLALDSELQQKTEESLRSQIKKITDVNAGYVVVTDVKTGAILTMANSAVFDPNTLYEQVSSKKENIKSLSQNKAIQKLKYGESYVNMASTIKPLTILIGLNEKLFQPEDTYLDKGTFQYDNQNNITNAPGTPTGEITPRQAIINSSNTFMTAKVAIPLFNQNNGNIEKVAHIWTEYLKQFGLRSKTGIDLPFEEDGQYEFHPTNKFENGISALLNASWGGNEVHTPLQIAQYAATLASKGDKYKPQIVSAIIDQNGKETKKFKPILESSNRYPMNFWSVVQGGMSQNIEEIKKLPFDVAGKTGITGFPNEQERMINHSLFIAYAPTEDPQIAVSVVIPGSNSEKNIAALITSEILESWHTLQKENNNKEEGSLK, encoded by the coding sequence ATGTTACATACAAAAAGATGGAGATTTTTTGCAGTTCTTTCTATTGTAGGTTTGATTTTACTACTTTTATTAAAAATCAAATTCATTTCAATTACTATCGCAACTTTTTCAGCCGAAAGAGGAAAAATTTTCGATCAAAATGGTATAATACTAGCTACAAATAAGAAAGTTAAGTCTCTATATTGCACTTCTAATGATGAAAGCCTATCGAATCATGATGCATCAAATACATTGGCTTTTTTCAATCAATTTTCAAGCGAGTTTCAACATGACATTTCTACAGAGGACATAAAATCTCAATTACAACAATCTTGTAAAAAGCAGACTATGAATGATATACCGTTATACTCTGACATAACTGAGAATGAACTTGCATTCATAAACAAAAACAAACCCAATAATGTAATAATCAAAGATAAAGTTATTCGATATTATCCTAAGCGTGGAATTGGTTCACAAGTAATTGGGTATGTAGAAAATGCCCTTAATGTACCCGTTGGAAAAAGCGGGATTGAGCTACAATATGAAAATGATTTAAAAGGAACACCCGGAAAGACTCTTATTTTTAAAGTGAATAATAAAAAGTTCTTATGGAACATGCAAAAAGTACAAAAAGGAAAAGATATCCGGCTAGCTTTAGACTCTGAGTTGCAGCAAAAAACAGAGGAATCATTAAGATCTCAAATCAAGAAAATAACTGATGTTAATGCTGGTTATGTTGTGGTAACCGATGTGAAAACTGGCGCAATTTTAACTATGGCCAACTCAGCAGTGTTTGATCCAAATACATTATATGAACAAGTATCATCTAAAAAAGAAAACATCAAATCACTTTCGCAAAATAAAGCAATTCAAAAATTAAAGTATGGTGAATCTTATGTAAATATGGCCTCAACTATAAAGCCACTTACTATTTTAATTGGATTAAACGAAAAGCTTTTTCAACCTGAAGATACTTATTTAGATAAAGGTACTTTTCAATATGATAATCAAAATAACATTACGAATGCACCTGGAACGCCAACAGGTGAGATTACACCGAGGCAGGCTATTATTAATTCATCTAACACATTTATGACAGCAAAAGTAGCTATACCCTTATTCAACCAAAATAATGGGAATATAGAAAAAGTTGCACATATATGGACAGAGTATTTAAAGCAATTCGGCCTTCGTTCTAAAACTGGGATTGATTTACCCTTTGAAGAAGACGGACAATATGAATTTCATCCAACAAACAAGTTTGAAAATGGTATCTCCGCCTTATTAAATGCCTCTTGGGGAGGAAATGAAGTACACACCCCTCTTCAAATTGCTCAATATGCAGCAACTTTGGCAAGTAAAGGTGATAAATATAAACCTCAAATCGTAAGTGCTATTATTGATCAAAATGGTAAGGAAACAAAAAAGTTTAAACCCATTTTAGAAAGTTCAAATCGTTACCCGATGAACTTTTGGAGTGTCGTGCAAGGTGGAATGAGTCAAAATATAGAGGAAATTAAAAAGTTGCCCTTTGACGTCGCAGGTAAAACAGGTATTACAGGTTTTCCAAATGAGCAAGAAAGAATGATAAATCATTCTCTTTTCATTGCATATGCTCCTACCGAAGATCCACAAATTGCCGTTTCTGTCGTTATTCCTGGTAGTAATTCAGAAAAAAACATTGCTGCTCTCATCACATCAGAAATTTTAGAGTCTTGGCATACACTTCAAAAAGAAAATAATAACAAAGAGGAAGGTTCATTAAAGTGA
- a CDS encoding helix-turn-helix domain-containing protein has product MFGLGKKRTPFGEYLDHRGIKQQWLVQKTGLSKSLISNLANKKDRIPTLTSATKIIRILKKSDKHIDYKDFWNIDI; this is encoded by the coding sequence ATGTTTGGCCTAGGCAAAAAAAGAACTCCATTTGGTGAGTATTTAGATCACAGAGGAATTAAACAACAATGGCTAGTACAAAAAACTGGATTAAGTAAATCTCTGATAAGTAATTTAGCAAATAAAAAGGATCGTATTCCCACTTTAACATCTGCAACTAAGATCATTAGAATATTAAAAAAATCTGATAAGCATATTGATTATAAAGATTTTTGGAATATTGATATTTAA
- a CDS encoding IS3 family transposase (programmed frameshift), protein MAKFTADEKIQIVLRYLNGNESYRELGRSLGISDTIILNWVNQYKQNGLEAFLKRCTNYTQQFKLDVLNFMIENGMSLFETAAIFNIPAPSTISVWKKQLETQGIDALQSKKKGRPSMKKDSNKQLKQPLAEGSVEALEARIKQLEMENEYFKKVKCLSSKQGKITKQDKAQVVYELRHKYSVKALVELATIPRSTYYDLVKKMNRPDVDADLKAEIKAIYEENEGRYGYRRIRDELTNRGQKVNHKKVQRIMKELGLKCVVRMKKYKSYKGKVGRIAPNILERNFHTDAPNQKWVTDITEFKLFGEELYVSPVLDLYNDEIITYTIGSRPTYSLVSDMLEKALERLPETHQLLMHSDQGWHYQMRQYVRTLESRAIVQSMSRKGNCYDNAVIENFFGIMKSEFLYIKEFENVEHFKIELEKYIDYYNTKRIKAKLKMSPVQYRTHFYQAA, encoded by the exons ATGGCTAAATTTACAGCTGATGAAAAAATACAAATCGTTCTACGTTATTTGAACGGAAATGAAAGTTATCGAGAACTGGGTAGATCGCTCGGTATAAGTGACACAATCATTTTGAATTGGGTAAACCAATATAAACAGAATGGTCTGGAAGCTTTTCTAAAACGATGTACAAATTACACACAACAATTTAAACTAGACGTACTAAACTTTATGATTGAAAACGGTATGTCCTTATTTGAGACGGCAGCTATCTTTAATATTCCTGCCCCTTCAACGATTTCTGTTTGGAAAAAACAGCTCGAAACACAAGGAATTGATGCCCTTCAATCTAAGAAAAAGGGGCGTCCATCCATGAAAAAAGATTCAAATAAACAATTAAAACAACCTTTAGCTGAAGGGTCAGTCGAAGCACTTGAAGCACGCATTAAACAGCTTGAGATGGAAAATGAGTACT TTAAAAAAGTTAAATGCCTTAGTTCAAAACAAGGAAAAATCACAAAACAAGACAAAGCGCAAGTAGTCTATGAATTAAGGCATAAATATTCGGTCAAGGCACTCGTGGAGCTAGCTACTATTCCTCGAAGCACGTATTATGATTTAGTAAAGAAAATGAATCGTCCAGATGTAGATGCCGATTTGAAAGCTGAGATTAAAGCGATTTATGAGGAAAATGAAGGTCGTTATGGTTACCGTCGCATTCGTGATGAATTAACGAATCGTGGCCAGAAAGTGAACCACAAGAAGGTTCAGCGCATTATGAAAGAGCTTGGGTTAAAGTGTGTTGTGCGTATGAAGAAATATAAATCCTATAAAGGAAAAGTCGGTAGAATTGCACCTAATATTTTAGAGCGTAATTTTCATACAGATGCACCGAATCAAAAGTGGGTAACAGACATCACCGAGTTTAAATTGTTTGGAGAAGAACTGTATGTATCACCTGTATTAGATTTGTATAATGATGAAATTATTACCTATACAATTGGTTCTAGACCGACGTATTCGCTTGTTTCAGACATGTTAGAGAAAGCATTGGAACGTTTACCCGAAACCCACCAGCTACTGATGCATTCGGATCAAGGATGGCATTATCAAATGAGACAGTACGTCCGGACACTTGAATCAAGAGCTATCGTCCAGAGTATGTCTCGAAAAGGAAACTGTTACGACAACGCAGTAATAGAAAATTTCTTTGGGATTATGAAGTCGGAGTTCCTCTACATAAAAGAATTTGAAAATGTAGAGCACTTTAAAATAGAATTAGAAAAATATATAGATTATTATAATACGAAACGGATTAAGGCAAAATTAAAAATGAGCCCGGTACAATACCGGACTCACTTTTATCAAGCTGCCTAA
- a CDS encoding RNA polymerase sigma factor, which translates to MEQKFMGKFNHNELDYVIEDYWQDVWNYSFIITKDPHLSDDITQDVFIKVLKHWHSFRKESSIKTWILKITRNTAINYLKSSYFKRISLVGFFSDDKQSSSAEQEFFKQEELNEVWDVVLKLPKKHREILILDAKYELSYEEMAETLGVSIGTVKSRLSRARSKVSKLIGEGRSDEQ; encoded by the coding sequence ATGGAACAGAAGTTTATGGGAAAATTTAATCATAATGAGCTTGACTATGTTATTGAAGATTATTGGCAAGATGTATGGAATTATTCATTTATTATTACAAAAGATCCACACTTATCAGATGACATCACGCAAGATGTCTTTATAAAAGTTTTGAAACATTGGCATTCGTTTCGAAAGGAGTCATCTATTAAAACGTGGATATTAAAAATCACAAGAAATACGGCAATAAACTATTTGAAATCCTCTTATTTTAAAAGAATATCTTTAGTGGGTTTTTTTAGTGACGACAAGCAGTCTTCCTCGGCAGAACAAGAGTTTTTTAAGCAAGAGGAACTAAATGAAGTGTGGGATGTTGTATTAAAACTACCTAAAAAACACCGTGAAATACTAATATTGGACGCGAAATATGAATTATCTTATGAAGAAATGGCTGAAACATTAGGTGTATCCATTGGAACAGTCAAATCTAGATTAAGCCGAGCGAGAAGTAAAGTTTCAAAACTAATAGGGGAGGGTAGAAGTGATGAACAGTAA